One genomic region from Pseudoduganella lutea encodes:
- a CDS encoding mandelate racemase family protein, whose product MKIERVQGTVFHYPSKRSVDAAGHSHPGPEKNVPMAMLTITADNGVSGHAFGPVEVARPHVLEAFVRKVLVGQDPFDRERLWQDLVHWQRGSAGQLTDRALAVVEQALWDLAGRALGVPVYKLLGGFRDKVPAYGSTMCGDELQGGLSTPDEYAAFAEKLVARGYKAIKVHTWMPPVSFAPSPAMDIKACAAVREAVGPDIALMLDGYHWYSRSEALAIGRALEKLDYAWFEEMMNEQSIASYAWLANQLDIPIVGPETISGKHHSRADWVQAGACDILRAGVPGVGGITPTMKVAALADAFGMDCEVHGNGAANLTVVAAIKNCRWYERGLLHPFLDYDVPPAYLRCLPDPMDADGFVHLSQAPGLGEDIDFEYIAANTVKSY is encoded by the coding sequence ATGAAAATCGAACGTGTACAAGGCACCGTTTTCCACTATCCGAGCAAGCGCAGTGTCGACGCCGCCGGCCACTCGCATCCCGGCCCCGAAAAGAACGTCCCCATGGCCATGCTGACGATCACCGCCGACAATGGCGTCAGCGGTCATGCATTCGGTCCGGTCGAAGTCGCGCGGCCCCATGTGCTGGAAGCCTTCGTGCGCAAGGTGCTGGTCGGGCAGGACCCGTTCGATCGCGAACGCCTGTGGCAGGACCTGGTGCACTGGCAGCGCGGCAGCGCGGGGCAGCTGACCGACCGCGCGCTGGCCGTGGTCGAACAGGCGCTGTGGGACCTGGCAGGCCGCGCGCTGGGCGTGCCGGTCTACAAGCTGCTCGGCGGCTTCCGCGACAAGGTGCCGGCATATGGCAGCACGATGTGCGGCGACGAACTGCAGGGCGGCCTGTCCACGCCCGACGAATATGCCGCCTTTGCCGAAAAACTGGTCGCGCGCGGCTACAAGGCCATCAAGGTGCACACGTGGATGCCGCCGGTATCGTTCGCGCCCAGTCCGGCCATGGATATCAAGGCGTGCGCCGCGGTGAGGGAGGCGGTCGGCCCGGATATCGCGCTGATGCTGGACGGCTATCACTGGTATAGCCGCAGCGAGGCGCTCGCCATCGGCCGCGCCCTCGAGAAGCTCGACTACGCGTGGTTCGAGGAGATGATGAACGAGCAAAGCATCGCATCCTACGCCTGGCTCGCGAACCAGCTCGACATCCCGATCGTCGGCCCGGAAACGATCTCGGGCAAGCATCACAGCCGCGCCGACTGGGTGCAGGCTGGGGCATGCGACATCCTGCGCGCCGGCGTGCCCGGCGTGGGGGGCATCACGCCCACCATGAAGGTGGCCGCGCTGGCCGACGCCTTCGGCATGGACTGCGAAGTGCACGGCAACGGCGCGGCGAATCTTACGGTGGTGGCGGCGATCAAGAACTGCCGCTGGTACGAGCGCGGCCTGCTGCATCCCTTCCTCGACTATGATGTGCCGCCGGCCTACCTGCGGTGCCTGCCGGACCCGATGGATGCCGACGGCTTCGTGCACCTGTCGCAGGCGCCGGGCCTGGGCGAAGACATCGACTTCGAGTACATTGCCGCCAATACCGTGAAATCCTACTAG
- a CDS encoding TonB-dependent receptor plug domain-containing protein, with protein MHHSHHPVPHRLALSAIALAVSVLAGQAAAQEATTAPEAAPPMARVEVTGSTIKRVAGEMALPVSTVKSDDIANAALTTVADLATSLPSSATNAPSSAGAGTNMNMRGIGINRTLVLLNGRRMVNEPLSNGFVNVDLIPISALNRVEVLRDGASSTYGTDAMGGVVNFLTRRSYKGLELTGQVVRPEASGGGREHRASILGGIGDLAADGWNVYATVDVHKRNKLESADRPELTNPALLASLGIAPKAASGTYAWPANVFSPSTGITGNPYHASGCLPPYSVPATRNTCVQDANYVLALPANAQAHFFTKGSIKLPGDHLVTAEVLYAKEHIETQKPPTTTVGFNGAVARITPASPYYPGGSAGVPAMAGINGSPLNVSWSVAELGPAIAKDKQQATRVVVTGEGTIGQWDYRLGGIYGRGKRDSYFVRGYLNGAGLQAGVANGILNPFGAQSAAGMEYLKSISADGGQIRHTTNRYYGADLTLTRELMQLGGGAMTLALGAEYHRDANDDRALDGVIDVPYQNRLPSYAEGRRNIAAVSTELDLPVTADLSFNVAARHDDYSDFGGTSNPKASFRWQPTKQVMFRGSASTGFRAPTLFDRYGYRLPGATSLSTSKWDDPLLCPGTTGMAGTGTAVPGANPLLVCNTALPIQQGSNPDVQPETSRNLTLGVVIEPVRNLMVMLDYYNIHVKDSIGQLAQNSIFTNTEKYADLFVRNPDGSLAYVRNTVDNLGDLRTTGIDVGLSYALPKASYGQFKAALDGTYVTKFENQTEKDGPWISNLGRFGSVNSGNVSASPTYTFRWKHTLRLSWERGDWFSQLTQFYNTGYHDLNNVAPEFHRDIEPYSVWNMTVNYKGIKHVRVSLGISNLFDENPPVTNSNSTAYANNIASPIGRAYNARLTYEF; from the coding sequence ATGCATCACAGTCATCACCCCGTTCCCCATCGGCTTGCCTTGAGCGCGATCGCGCTGGCAGTCTCGGTTCTTGCCGGACAGGCTGCGGCACAGGAAGCGACCACCGCACCGGAGGCCGCGCCCCCGATGGCCAGGGTGGAAGTCACTGGTTCCACGATCAAGCGCGTCGCCGGCGAGATGGCGTTGCCGGTCTCGACCGTGAAGTCGGACGACATCGCGAATGCCGCACTGACCACGGTGGCCGACCTGGCCACGTCGCTGCCGTCGAGCGCCACCAATGCACCCTCGTCGGCGGGCGCCGGCACCAACATGAACATGCGCGGCATCGGCATCAACCGCACGCTGGTCCTGCTCAATGGCCGGCGCATGGTCAACGAGCCGCTCAGCAACGGCTTCGTCAACGTCGACCTGATTCCCATCAGTGCCCTGAACCGGGTCGAGGTACTGCGCGATGGCGCGTCGTCCACCTACGGCACGGACGCCATGGGCGGCGTGGTCAACTTCCTGACGCGGCGCAGCTATAAAGGCCTGGAGCTGACCGGGCAGGTGGTCCGGCCCGAAGCGTCGGGCGGCGGCCGCGAACACCGCGCAAGCATCCTCGGGGGCATCGGCGACCTGGCGGCGGACGGCTGGAACGTGTATGCCACGGTCGACGTGCACAAGCGCAACAAGCTCGAATCGGCCGACCGTCCGGAGCTGACCAACCCGGCCCTGCTGGCCAGTCTCGGCATCGCGCCGAAGGCCGCCAGCGGAACCTATGCGTGGCCGGCCAACGTCTTCTCGCCCAGTACCGGCATCACGGGCAATCCCTATCATGCGAGCGGGTGCCTGCCACCGTATTCGGTGCCGGCCACCCGCAACACCTGCGTCCAGGATGCCAATTACGTGCTGGCCCTGCCGGCCAATGCCCAGGCCCATTTCTTCACCAAGGGCAGCATCAAGCTCCCTGGCGACCACCTCGTCACCGCTGAAGTCCTGTACGCGAAAGAGCATATCGAGACCCAGAAGCCGCCCACCACCACGGTCGGTTTCAATGGCGCTGTGGCGCGGATCACGCCGGCCAGCCCGTATTACCCGGGCGGCAGCGCCGGCGTGCCGGCGATGGCCGGCATCAACGGCTCACCGCTGAACGTGTCGTGGAGCGTCGCTGAACTGGGCCCCGCCATCGCGAAGGACAAGCAGCAGGCCACGCGCGTGGTGGTGACCGGCGAAGGCACCATCGGCCAGTGGGATTACCGGCTGGGCGGCATCTACGGCCGAGGCAAGCGCGATTCGTACTTCGTGCGCGGCTACCTGAATGGCGCCGGGCTGCAGGCCGGCGTGGCCAACGGCATCCTGAATCCCTTCGGCGCACAAAGCGCGGCGGGCATGGAATACCTGAAGAGCATTTCCGCCGACGGTGGCCAGATCCGCCACACCACGAACCGCTACTATGGCGCGGACCTCACGCTGACGCGCGAACTGATGCAACTGGGTGGCGGGGCCATGACGCTGGCGCTCGGCGCCGAATACCACCGCGACGCGAACGACGACCGCGCGCTCGACGGCGTGATCGACGTGCCGTACCAGAACCGCCTGCCCAGCTATGCCGAGGGCAGGCGCAACATCGCCGCGGTGTCCACCGAACTCGATCTGCCGGTGACGGCGGACCTGAGCTTCAACGTGGCGGCGCGGCACGACGACTATTCCGACTTCGGCGGCACCAGCAACCCCAAGGCCAGCTTTCGCTGGCAGCCCACGAAGCAGGTGATGTTCCGCGGCTCGGCCAGCACCGGCTTCCGCGCACCCACGCTGTTCGACCGGTATGGCTACCGCCTGCCAGGCGCCACGTCGCTGTCCACCAGCAAGTGGGACGATCCGCTGCTTTGCCCGGGCACCACGGGCATGGCCGGCACCGGCACGGCGGTCCCGGGCGCCAACCCGCTGCTGGTCTGCAACACGGCCTTGCCGATACAGCAGGGCAGCAATCCGGACGTGCAGCCTGAAACCTCGCGCAACCTCACGCTGGGCGTGGTGATCGAGCCGGTGCGCAACCTGATGGTGATGCTCGACTACTACAACATCCACGTGAAGGACAGCATCGGCCAGCTGGCGCAGAACTCCATCTTCACCAATACGGAGAAGTATGCCGACCTCTTCGTGCGCAATCCGGACGGCTCGCTCGCCTACGTGCGCAACACGGTCGACAACCTGGGCGACCTGCGCACCACCGGCATCGACGTGGGCCTGTCGTATGCGTTGCCGAAGGCTTCATACGGCCAGTTCAAGGCCGCACTGGACGGCACCTACGTCACCAAGTTCGAAAACCAGACGGAGAAGGACGGCCCGTGGATCTCCAACCTGGGCCGCTTCGGCTCCGTCAACTCGGGCAATGTCAGCGCCAGTCCCACCTACACCTTCCGCTGGAAGCACACGCTGCGCCTGTCCTGGGAGCGCGGCGACTGGTTCAGCCAGCTGACCCAGTTCTACAACACCGGCTACCACGACCTGAACAACGTGGCGCCGGAATTCCACCGCGATATCGAACCATATTCGGTATGGAACATGACCGTGAACTACAAGGGGATCAAGCATGTCAGGGTATCGCTGGGCATCAGCAACCTGTTCGACGAGAATCCCCCTGTCACCAATTCGAATTCCACCGCCTACGCCAACAATATCGCCAGCCCGATCGGCCGTGCCTACAACGCGCGCCTGACTTACGAGTTCTAA
- a CDS encoding FadR/GntR family transcriptional regulator — MDNHLPPRHAKPRNLAHAVISYVSDLIRDGRIAPGEKVPSEAEIIQALGVSRSVVREAMSQLQATGVVETRQGKGTFVLDRSAQPMGLQVPPEMRQHDVLAILELRLSLETESAGLAARRRSKLQLARIRAALDTFLAQCDAGKNDAANDTEFHLAIAQASGNTYLYDVLSHLSKELLPRARALLGDLPRDTPDVFIERVRREHEDIYGAIARQDAESARAAMHTHLNNSRERLRRALESQGAKG; from the coding sequence ATGGATAACCACCTGCCGCCCCGCCACGCCAAACCCCGCAACCTGGCCCACGCCGTGATCAGCTATGTATCGGACCTGATCCGCGACGGCCGGATCGCTCCCGGCGAGAAGGTGCCGTCGGAGGCGGAGATCATCCAGGCGCTGGGCGTGAGCCGCTCCGTGGTACGGGAAGCCATGTCGCAACTGCAGGCAACGGGCGTGGTGGAAACGCGGCAGGGAAAAGGCACCTTCGTGCTCGACCGGAGTGCGCAGCCGATGGGACTGCAGGTGCCGCCGGAGATGCGCCAGCACGACGTGCTGGCCATCCTGGAACTGCGCCTCAGCCTGGAGACCGAATCGGCCGGCCTGGCGGCGCGGCGCCGCAGCAAGCTGCAACTGGCGCGCATCCGCGCTGCGCTGGACACCTTCCTGGCGCAATGCGATGCGGGGAAGAACGATGCCGCCAACGACACCGAATTCCACCTCGCCATCGCCCAGGCCTCCGGCAACACGTATCTGTACGATGTGCTGAGCCACCTGAGCAAGGAGCTGCTGCCGCGTGCGCGCGCACTGCTCGGCGACCTGCCGCGCGATACGCCGGATGTGTTCATCGAACGCGTGCGGCGCGAACACGAGGACATCTATGGCGCGATCGCACGGCAGGATGCGGAATCGGCGCGTGCCGCCATGCATACCCACCTGAATAACAGCCGCGAGCGCCTGCGGCGCGCGCTGGAGTCGCAGGGGGCGAAGGGATAA
- a CDS encoding glycoside hydrolase family 53 protein, whose protein sequence is MIDRILGRIAAGVLAALLCAVTMHAQAAPEVQKGGSFLAGGDVSVLPLMETHGARYSDREGREGDALSILAAAGHNIARLRLYDQPGPGHGSDGWHWPAGSQDLPDLLALAKRSADLGMQIQLTLHYSDFWTNGGQQNVPFAWREELAAIADDAQRFERVRELVYERTREVMMAMKEQGTTPQFVSLGNEIAGGILYPYGELFPNGQPSPTGWTRLAALLQAGHDAVKSVSPTSRVVIHLDDGGNVGKYNWFFDQLKAHGVQWDVIGASYYPFWTGKTVAQMATFARLVTARYKKELLVMEAGFNWAPLRPDGWPGQLTHNGPYPESMSSPEGQKAFVEELLATMKATPHVIGVLYWDPVMIATPGVGWAVWENGVAGANVVSNTTLFDFEGRALPVLDIWKKYTTPKVHQPTR, encoded by the coding sequence ATGATCGACAGGATACTTGGCCGTATCGCCGCGGGCGTACTTGCGGCGCTGCTTTGCGCTGTCACGATGCACGCCCAGGCCGCGCCGGAAGTGCAGAAGGGAGGCTCGTTCCTGGCGGGCGGCGACGTGTCCGTTCTGCCCCTGATGGAAACCCACGGCGCCCGGTACAGCGACCGCGAAGGCCGTGAAGGCGATGCCTTGTCGATCCTCGCGGCGGCCGGCCACAATATCGCCCGCCTGCGGCTCTACGACCAGCCCGGCCCTGGCCATGGCAGCGACGGATGGCACTGGCCGGCGGGCTCGCAGGACCTGCCGGACCTGCTGGCGCTGGCGAAGCGCAGCGCCGACCTCGGCATGCAGATCCAGCTCACGCTGCACTACAGCGACTTCTGGACCAACGGCGGCCAGCAGAACGTGCCGTTCGCGTGGCGCGAGGAACTCGCCGCCATCGCCGACGATGCGCAGCGCTTTGAGCGCGTGCGGGAACTGGTGTACGAGCGCACCCGCGAGGTCATGATGGCGATGAAGGAGCAGGGTACGACGCCGCAGTTCGTCTCGCTGGGCAACGAGATCGCCGGCGGCATCCTGTACCCCTACGGCGAGCTGTTCCCGAACGGACAGCCGAGCCCCACCGGCTGGACTCGCCTTGCCGCGCTGCTGCAGGCGGGTCATGACGCCGTCAAGTCGGTCTCGCCCACATCGCGGGTCGTCATCCACCTGGATGACGGCGGCAACGTCGGCAAGTACAACTGGTTCTTCGACCAGCTGAAGGCGCATGGCGTGCAGTGGGACGTGATCGGCGCTTCCTACTATCCATTCTGGACCGGCAAGACCGTGGCGCAAATGGCCACCTTCGCGCGGTTGGTCACGGCGCGGTACAAGAAGGAGCTGCTTGTGATGGAGGCCGGCTTCAACTGGGCCCCGCTGCGCCCGGACGGCTGGCCCGGCCAGCTGACGCACAACGGCCCCTACCCGGAATCGATGAGTTCACCCGAAGGGCAGAAGGCATTCGTCGAAGAGCTTCTCGCCACGATGAAGGCCACGCCGCATGTGATCGGCGTGCTGTACTGGGATCCGGTCATGATCGCCACGCCGGGTGTCGGCTGGGCGGTCTGGGAGAACGGCGTTGCGGGTGCGAACGTGGTGTCGAACACCACGCTGTTCGATTTCGAGGGCAGGGCGCTGCCTGTGCTCGATATCTGGAAGAAATACACGACGCCAAAAGTCCATCAGCCAACGCGATGA
- the serS gene encoding serine--tRNA ligase, producing MIDIQLLRKDIDTVAARLATRKFQLDVAGFTALESERKAIQTRTEELQGKRNSLSKQIGMLKGKGEDTSAVMAEVAGIAEELKNNEVALAALQQNLQAFLQAVPNLPHESVAVGTDESGNVEVRKVGTPRTFDFEVKDHVDVGAALGLDFDTATKLTGSRFSVMKGGIARLHRALAQFMLDTHTDKHGYTECYTPYMVNADSLYGTGQLPKFEADLFSVKKGGVEGEGETFYLIPTSEVTLTNTVRDEILAADALPLKMTAHTPCFRSEAGSYGRDTRGMIRQHQFDKVEMVQIVHPEKSYEALDEMVGHAEAILQALGLPYRVLSLCTGDMGFAAAKTFDLEVWLPAQNTYREISSLSNCEAFQARRMQARFRNAAGKPELVHTLNGSGLAVGRTLVAVLENYQQADGSVEIPEVLRGYMGGLTHLKAAH from the coding sequence ATGATTGACATCCAACTTCTCCGTAAAGACATCGACACCGTGGCCGCCCGCCTGGCGACCCGCAAGTTCCAGCTGGACGTCGCCGGATTCACCGCCCTGGAATCCGAGCGCAAGGCGATCCAGACGCGTACCGAGGAGCTGCAGGGCAAGCGCAATTCGCTGTCCAAGCAGATCGGCATGTTGAAGGGCAAAGGGGAAGACACTTCCGCGGTTATGGCGGAAGTGGCCGGCATCGCCGAAGAGCTGAAGAACAATGAAGTCGCGCTGGCGGCATTGCAGCAAAACCTCCAGGCCTTCCTGCAAGCGGTTCCGAACCTGCCGCATGAATCGGTGGCCGTCGGTACCGACGAATCGGGTAACGTGGAAGTGCGCAAGGTCGGCACCCCGCGCACCTTCGACTTCGAAGTGAAGGATCACGTGGACGTTGGTGCCGCGCTGGGCCTGGACTTCGACACGGCGACCAAGCTGACCGGCTCGCGCTTCTCCGTCATGAAGGGCGGCATCGCCCGCCTGCACCGCGCGCTTGCCCAGTTCATGCTGGACACGCATACCGACAAGCATGGCTACACCGAGTGCTACACGCCGTACATGGTCAACGCCGATTCGCTGTACGGCACGGGCCAGTTGCCGAAATTCGAAGCCGACCTGTTCTCGGTGAAGAAGGGCGGCGTGGAAGGCGAGGGCGAGACGTTCTACCTGATCCCCACGTCCGAAGTGACGCTGACGAACACCGTGCGCGACGAGATCCTGGCCGCCGACGCGCTGCCGCTGAAAATGACGGCGCACACCCCATGCTTCCGCTCGGAAGCCGGCAGCTACGGCCGCGACACGCGCGGCATGATCCGCCAGCACCAGTTCGACAAGGTCGAGATGGTGCAGATCGTCCATCCGGAAAAGTCGTACGAAGCGCTTGATGAAATGGTGGGTCACGCCGAAGCGATCCTTCAGGCACTCGGCCTGCCGTACCGCGTGCTGTCGCTGTGCACGGGCGACATGGGCTTTGCCGCCGCCAAGACGTTCGACCTGGAAGTTTGGCTGCCCGCGCAGAACACCTACCGCGAGATTTCGTCGCTGTCGAACTGCGAAGCCTTCCAGGCCCGCCGCATGCAGGCCCGCTTCCGCAACGCGGCGGGCAAGCCGGAGCTGGTGCACACGCTGAACGGCTCCGGCCTGGCCGTGGGCCGCACGCTGGTGGCCGTGCTGGAAAACTACCAGCAGGCAGATGGCAGCGTGGAGATCCCGGAAGTGCTGCGCGGTTACATGGGTGGCCTGACGCACCTGAAAGCCGCGCACTGA
- a CDS encoding ATP-binding protein, with translation MTPDTALPLIPDRSPHGRDASFLDGGSDMAMLIRSLDWSRSPLGPIEGWPQSLRTTVSLCLASNFPINIIWGPDNVQIYNDGYRIVCGEKHPASLGMDYKECWASAWPAIGEPFEQARKGETSFLENVRMFLFRNGYLEETFFTFSLSPIRDETGGIGGLFHPVTETTATMVSERRTRAVRDLTARLTQAITTDEVFQLTIDTLAGFEFDLPFVLLYEPDPASTGKPEPSYRLHGHHGIDAGASLAPQVLSLAQPGGWPVAELMHGMTAIQVPQLRSRIGTQRCGPYDEPPDVAFAIPIRRHGADAPVALLMAGASSRLPLDDVYRGFFDLLGAAFAAALTRVTAYEEERKRAELLAAIDRAKTVFFSNVSHEFRTPLTLMLGPLEDALAGADGSDELRERLVLAHRNALRLLKLVNSLLDFSRTEAGRAAARFVPTDAAALTAELASNFRSACMQAGLSLDVDCPPQRESAWIDRDMWEKIVLNLLSNAFKFTLQGGIRVTLRSGDKGLELTVADTGVGIPADDVPRIFERFHRVEGQHGRSAEGTGIGLALARELVLLHGGTINVDSQQGRGTTFTVRIPFGRAHLPPDQVGSEARESDMPALANTYVEEALRWLPERAGTGDAGSADAVPDRPRVVLADDNADMREYVTRVLREGGYQVHAVGNGAAALAAIRGGPLPELVLSDVMMPDMDGFALLAALRADPATAGVVMVLLSARAGTEARAEGLAAGADDYMVKPFSARELRARVDGAVALGRQRREAARREQALHVQMEAERGRMALRDSEAHLTSLYEQTAAGVAEANANGVLVRVNDRYCEIVGRPREELLGKHFNRLVDPEDRAENERRMMAGSPFELENRYLRPDGSTIWVTKAVTPIRDETGAVASVLAVVLDVTPRKAAEAELRAESRRKDEFLAMLAHELRNPLAPISAAAALIGQAYLDEARLKQTSHVISRQVRHMTGLIDDLLDVSRVTRGLVTLETSLQDVKTVVANAVEQVRPLIESHRHHLTIDLDPSPACVMGDAKRLVQILTNLLNNAAKYTPAGGRIALRTRVDDGHVLVEVEDNGIGIAPELLPRVFELFAQAERTPDRAQGGLGLGLALVRSLAELHGGSVHGASSGAGQGSTFTVCLPRAAERRDQEEREQIQAMPAARSGLSVMVVDDNVDAAEMLALLLEASGYRVAAVHDPLVALERSRTLRPDVCLLDIGLPGMDGNELLAG, from the coding sequence ATGACGCCCGATACCGCCCTCCCCCTCATTCCCGATCGCAGCCCGCACGGCCGGGACGCCAGCTTCCTCGACGGTGGCAGCGACATGGCCATGCTCATCCGTTCGCTGGACTGGTCGCGCTCGCCGCTGGGGCCGATCGAAGGCTGGCCGCAAAGCCTGCGCACGACGGTCAGCCTGTGCCTGGCGTCGAACTTCCCCATCAACATCATCTGGGGACCGGACAATGTACAGATCTATAACGATGGCTATCGCATCGTATGCGGCGAAAAACACCCGGCATCGCTGGGCATGGACTACAAGGAATGCTGGGCATCGGCCTGGCCCGCCATCGGCGAGCCGTTCGAGCAGGCGCGCAAGGGCGAAACGTCGTTCCTGGAAAACGTGCGCATGTTCCTGTTCCGGAACGGCTACCTGGAAGAGACATTCTTCACCTTTTCGCTGAGTCCGATCCGCGACGAGACCGGCGGTATCGGCGGGCTGTTCCACCCGGTGACGGAAACCACCGCCACCATGGTGAGCGAGCGCCGTACCCGCGCCGTCCGCGACCTGACCGCGCGCCTCACGCAGGCGATCACCACCGATGAGGTGTTCCAGCTGACCATCGACACGCTCGCCGGTTTTGAGTTCGACCTCCCATTTGTGCTGCTCTACGAGCCCGATCCGGCGTCGACAGGCAAGCCGGAGCCCTCGTACCGCCTGCACGGCCACCACGGCATCGATGCCGGTGCGTCCCTCGCACCGCAGGTGCTGTCGCTTGCACAACCGGGCGGCTGGCCGGTAGCGGAACTGATGCACGGCATGACCGCGATCCAGGTGCCGCAACTGCGCAGCCGGATCGGCACGCAACGCTGCGGGCCATACGACGAGCCGCCCGACGTGGCGTTCGCCATCCCGATCCGCCGCCATGGCGCGGATGCGCCGGTGGCACTGTTGATGGCGGGGGCCAGCAGCCGCCTGCCGCTGGACGACGTTTACCGCGGCTTCTTCGACCTGCTGGGCGCCGCGTTCGCCGCCGCGTTGACGCGCGTCACGGCCTATGAGGAAGAACGCAAGCGCGCCGAGCTGCTGGCGGCGATCGACCGCGCCAAGACGGTATTCTTCTCGAACGTGAGCCATGAATTCCGCACGCCGCTGACGCTGATGCTGGGGCCCCTGGAAGATGCTCTGGCCGGCGCGGACGGCAGCGACGAACTGCGTGAACGCCTGGTGCTGGCACACCGTAACGCGCTGCGCCTGCTCAAGCTCGTCAATTCGCTGCTCGACTTTTCGCGCACCGAGGCGGGCCGCGCCGCTGCCCGCTTCGTTCCCACCGACGCCGCGGCACTGACGGCGGAGCTGGCGTCCAACTTCCGCTCCGCCTGCATGCAGGCGGGCCTATCGCTCGACGTGGATTGCCCGCCACAGCGGGAGTCGGCCTGGATCGACCGCGACATGTGGGAAAAGATCGTGCTGAACCTGCTGTCGAACGCGTTCAAGTTCACGCTGCAGGGCGGCATCCGGGTCACGCTGCGTTCCGGGGACAAGGGCCTCGAACTGACAGTGGCCGATACGGGCGTGGGCATCCCCGCCGACGACGTGCCGCGCATCTTCGAACGCTTCCACCGAGTCGAAGGCCAGCATGGCCGCTCGGCGGAAGGCACCGGCATCGGCCTGGCGCTGGCGCGCGAACTGGTACTGCTGCACGGCGGCACCATCAACGTGGACAGCCAGCAAGGCCGCGGCACCACGTTCACGGTGCGCATCCCGTTCGGCCGCGCGCACTTGCCACCCGACCAGGTAGGCAGCGAGGCCAGGGAGTCCGACATGCCCGCGCTGGCCAACACCTATGTCGAGGAAGCGCTGCGCTGGCTGCCCGAGCGTGCCGGAACGGGCGATGCCGGCAGTGCGGACGCGGTGCCCGACAGGCCCCGCGTCGTGCTGGCGGACGATAACGCCGATATGCGCGAATACGTCACGCGCGTGCTGCGGGAAGGCGGCTACCAGGTGCACGCCGTGGGCAACGGCGCCGCCGCGCTGGCTGCGATCCGTGGCGGGCCACTGCCCGAGCTGGTGCTGAGCGACGTGATGATGCCGGACATGGATGGCTTCGCGCTGCTCGCCGCCTTGCGCGCCGACCCTGCCACGGCTGGCGTGGTGATGGTCCTGCTGTCGGCGCGTGCCGGTACCGAAGCGCGCGCGGAGGGCCTGGCCGCGGGCGCGGATGACTACATGGTCAAGCCATTCAGCGCGCGCGAGCTGCGCGCCCGCGTGGATGGCGCCGTGGCGCTGGGCCGGCAGCGCCGCGAAGCCGCACGGCGCGAACAGGCACTGCATGTGCAGATGGAAGCGGAACGTGGCCGCATGGCGCTGCGCGACAGCGAAGCGCACCTCACGTCGCTGTACGAACAGACAGCGGCCGGCGTGGCCGAAGCGAATGCCAACGGGGTACTGGTGCGCGTCAACGACCGCTATTGCGAGATCGTCGGCCGGCCGCGCGAGGAACTGCTGGGCAAGCATTTCAACCGGCTCGTCGATCCCGAGGACCGGGCCGAGAATGAACGGCGGATGATGGCCGGTTCGCCATTCGAACTGGAAAACCGCTACCTGCGCCCCGATGGCAGCACCATCTGGGTCACGAAGGCCGTGACGCCGATCCGCGACGAGACGGGCGCGGTCGCCAGCGTGCTGGCGGTGGTGCTCGATGTCACGCCGCGCAAGGCTGCGGAGGCGGAACTGCGTGCCGAGAGCCGGCGCAAGGACGAGTTCCTGGCCATGCTGGCCCACGAGTTGCGCAATCCGCTGGCACCGATCAGCGCAGCGGCCGCGCTGATCGGCCAGGCCTACCTGGACGAGGCCAGGCTGAAGCAGACGAGCCATGTGATATCGCGGCAGGTGCGGCACATGACGGGGCTGATCGACGACCTGCTGGACGTGTCGCGCGTCACGCGCGGCCTCGTCACGCTGGAAACCAGCTTGCAGGACGTGAAGACCGTGGTGGCGAACGCCGTGGAGCAGGTGCGCCCGCTGATCGAATCGCACCGGCACCATCTCACCATCGACCTCGACCCCTCGCCGGCCTGCGTGATGGGCGATGCGAAACGCTTGGTGCAGATCCTGACCAACCTGCTGAACAATGCCGCCAAGTACACGCCGGCTGGCGGGCGCATCGCATTGCGCACCCGCGTCGACGACGGGCACGTGCTGGTGGAGGTGGAAGACAACGGCATCGGCATCGCGCCCGAACTGCTGCCCCGCGTGTTCGAGCTGTTCGCCCAGGCCGAACGCACGCCCGATCGTGCCCAGGGCGGGCTGGGCCTGGGCCTCGCGCTGGTGCGGAGCCTCGCGGAACTGCATGGCGGCTCCGTGCATGGTGCCAGCAGCGGCGCTGGCCAGGGCAGCACGTTCACGGTGTGCCTGCCGCGCGCCGCCGAACGCCGGGACCAGGAGGAGCGCGAGCAGATCCAGGCCATGCCGGCGGCGCGCAGCGGCCTGTCCGTGATGGTGGTCGACGACAACGTGGATGCGGCGGAAATGCTGGCGCTGCTGCTCGAGGCGTCGGGCTATCGCGTCGCTGCCGTGCATGACCCGCTGGTGGCGCTGGAACGCAGCCGCACACTGCGCCCCGACGTGTGCCTGCTCGATATCGGCCTGCCGGGCATGGATGGCAACGAGCTGCTTGCCGGCTGA